A single genomic interval of Camelina sativa cultivar DH55 chromosome 11, Cs, whole genome shotgun sequence harbors:
- the LOC104728453 gene encoding uncharacterized protein At3g60930, chloroplastic-like, with product MPVTTRAAWLRRARERLAARSDDVIRSELEFYRAWIQRLRAYTLALRRKFELCFQFDRVDGTVAYLETMIEEGEDSDSGSGGSPMDVVPAEDIGPRSAVLGLSAASIGASLSAGPADHGPSLCTSDTIAEMMRWCKMPEGLVFRSPEPHERPWTPPVGFIALYEHYFTDCGRWFPLPEFLTRYCARRKIAISQLSVGGIRNAAGLAILGTDCGVEVDVHFLEEATRFTKVRGSPGYFYTSAKSGYQIVTGAEKKIRHWQRYFFFVKLDETSVDNLDMFYATEWNMVPGSFAVSYPYLLIFFDWLLTLILFLLLLAEPVVRLRAHPPGFFDNLRKIRARGAIDWPSITQRSREFPAYSVVSIVALLGGYWVVTLLFSFLGLPRLGMGKVNTRLPRYADQFKKAVDAGSSSRAADTEVVDPSAGGGVDLRVAGDLRSAEVAATRADKRAAKVPAVVPRAQKSRGEASDALAIVVADSGRPTPSRKRASHGEVVAPEPESSKRSRRDGIPRDTTEIDDSFSFSYKTKDELFINNATACGELASKVRGSFDPLPSVGSLYDPELYRSWARKHFQDGGGVNRMVVSYERRIAELEKQLADSRTSEPSRRSAEELRQDLDKERGVSAVLTKQTAGFRKQVADLKASLNASRSRLEQFEVDHAFQKAQLQQLQAERHGIDVEVADYKSRIERMRRHIIDNRAAQESLLTLSQVSGTYDCLQELVKSGTVIPSKTLLGLEADVKMWEEKVLGFDIADVLDSDLEALPETAIVPTNLQAAEVPVVVGEEVVMAGAPAGSGAQVAAEQ from the exons ATGCCTGTAACCACGAGAGCGGCCTGGCTAAGGAGAGCGCGAGAGCGGCTTGCTGCGAGATCGGATGATGTAATTCGTTCCGAGCTCGAGTTTTATCGTGCTTGGATCCAGAGGTTGAGAGCCTACACTCTAGCTTTGCGCCGTAAGTTCGAGCTATGCTTCCAGTTTGATCGTGTGGATGGGACTGTTGCGTATCTCGAAACTATGATCGAAGAGGG CGAAGATAGCGACAGTGGTTCCGGTGGGAGTCCTATGGACGTTGTCCCGGCCGAGGATATTGGTCCCCGTTCAGCTGTTTTGGGTCTTAGTGCTGCATCGATTGGTGCCAGTCTTTCAGCCGGTCCGGCCGATCATGGTCCTTCGTTGTGCACATCAGATACTATTGCCGAGATGATGCGGTGGTGTAAGATGCCCGAGGGTTTGGTTTTCCGATCTCCTGAACCCCACGAGCGTCCTTGGACGCCTCCAGTAGGTTTTATCGCCCTCTATGAGCATTATTTTACTGATTGCGGTCGTTGGTTTCCTCTGCCGGAGTTTTTGACGCGTTACTGCGCGAGGCGTAAGATAGCTATCTCCCAGCTTTCTGTGGGAGGTATCCGCAACGCAGCTGGTTTGGCGATACTGGGTACCGATTGTGGCGTAGAGGTTGATGTACATTTCCTTGAGGAGGCTACCAGGTTTACGAAAGTCAGAGGTAGTCCGGGGTACTTTTATACTAGTGCTAAATCGGGTTATCAGATCGTCACCGGAGCTGAGAAGAAGATTCGTCATTGGCAGCGttactttttctttgtcaagctAGATGAGACTTCGGTTGACAACCTCGATATGTTTTACGCTACTGAGTGGAATATGGTTCCCGGTAGCTTTGCTGTTTCTTATCCTTACTTGTTGATTTTCTTTGATTGGCTTCTAACacttatcttgtttttgttgttgcttgcaGAGCCTGTCGTTCGCTTGCGTGCTCATCCTCCAGGTTTTTTCGACAATCTCAGGAAGATCAGAGCGAGAGGGGCGATTGATTGGCCTTCGATTACTCAGAGATCTCGTGAGTTTCCTGCTTATTCTGTTGTATCGATTGTTGCTCTCCTTGGTGGTTATTGGGTCGTcacacttttgttttcctttttaggtcTACCGCGCTTAGGGATGGGAAAAGTTAACACTCGTCTTCCTCGATACGCCGATCAGTTCAAGAAGGCCGTTGATGCTGGGTCTTCTTCGCGCGCTGCCGACACTGAAGTCGTTGACCCGTCAGCCGGCGGAGGTGTCGATCTGCGAGTTGCAGGAGATTTGAGATCGGCGGAGGTGGCCGCTACCCGCGCCGACAAAAGAGCTGCCAAGGTTCCTGCTGTCGTTCCGCGTGCGCAGAAGTCACGTGGCGAGGCTTCTGATGCCCTAGCGATCGTCGTCGCTGATTCTGGACGTCCTACTCCATCAAGGAAGAGAGCTTCTCATGGTGAGGTGGTCGCTCCCGAGCCCGAATCGTCCAAGAGATCTAGGAGGGATGGCATACCGCGCGACACCACTGAGATTGATGATTCGTTCTCCTTTTCTTACAAGACAAAGGATGAGTTGTTTATCAACAACGCTACTGCTTGTGGTGAGCTTGCTAGCAAGGTTCGCGGCTCCTTCGACCCGCTTCCCTCTGTGGGTTCTCTCTATGATCCCGAGCTGTATCGGTCGTGGGCTCGGAAACACTTCCAG GATGGTGGTGGCGTGAATCGTATGGTCGTCTCGTACGAGCGTCGCATTGCCGAGCTGGAGAAGCAACTTGCTGATTCTCGTACCTCTGAACCATCGAGGAGATCGGCTGAGGAGCTTCGTCAGGATCTCGATAAAGAGCGAGGGGTTTCTGCTGTTCTTACGAAGCAAACTGCCGGTTTCAGGAAGCAAGTGGCCGATCTCAAGGCTTCTCTTAACGCTTCCCGCTCTCGTCTTGAGCAGTTTGAGGTTGATCACGCGTTTCAGAAGGCGCAGTTGCAGCAGCTGCAAGCAGAGCGGCATGGCATCGATGTCGAGGTTGCCGACTACAAGTCTCGTATTGAGAGGATGAGGAGGCATATTATTGACAACAGAGCGGCGCAGGAGTCTCTTCTGACTTTGAGCCAGGTGAGCGGCACCTATGATTGTCTTCAGGAGCTGGTGAAGAGTGGTACGGTCATTCCGTCGAAGACTTTGCTCGGCTTGGAGGCTGACGTGAAGATGTGGGAGGAGAAGGTTCTTGGTTTCGATATTGCCGATGTTTTGGACAGCGACCTCGAGGCTCTTCCAGAGACCGCGATCGTTCCTACGAACCTTCAGGCGGCGGAGGTTCCCGTGGTTGTAGGAGAGGAGGTCGTCATGGCAGGGGCACCTGCGGGCTCGGGCGCTCAGGTTGCTGCCGAGCAGTGA